ATATCTTTTACAGGGAGAGCATGTATAAGTTACTCTCTCAAACGACTCCAGAAAACATCAGCAAGAACTACTCCGCTTACAGCATCGATCCAGCCACGCGTTACCCAAACATCAGCCGGTGCGCTGTCAAACCTGCACAGGTCAAACACAGTCCTAGATGCACATCTACACACATGCAAGAGCTGCCTGATGTAACTAGCAATTGAAGTGTTCGATGATTTATGATTGTTTGTTCAATTTAAAGGTCAAGCGTCTGTATGACATAGAGGATGGTAAAGCCAAGAAACAGCCGAAACCCATCCTAAAAGTGAAACCTAAAAAAGGTAAATGCCAGGCAAAAGTCACTAACTCACTACATCTATTTAATATGttgtcattcatatatatatatatatatatatatatatatggtatgtaTGTTTATCACTTTTACTTCTAAAACACTGAAAgtaagcattttaatttagttagttTGTTTGTTGAAAAAATGCCAAAACGCCTTCATCAATTAAAAATAGTGTGATTGTTTACATTAATATGTTAAATCTGTTAATGTATTAACATTATATATGTTAACATCTCAAAAATGTGTTTCAAAGAGCCTTTTAAAGAGCCTGCTGTTGTTACATGTAAATAGGTCTGCTGGTCTTCATagtatattttatgaaaatgcaGAGAAACACAGACTTTACAGTGAAGTGCTGAACTGAATTTGTGTTTAGACTCTATCCGGCGTCTGGAGGATCTGCTGTCCTGGTGTCAGAAGAACACAGCGGGGTACAAACATGTGAAGGTGAAAGACCTGAGCGAGTCCTGGAGGTCCGGCATGGCTCTCTGCGCTCTCATCCACAACTTCAGACCCAAACTCATGTAAGATCACCTTAACCAACAGAGAACAAGAATATTAGTAACTGTTCAACACGCAGAGCTCAGTTTTGTTGTGAAAAGTTCTTGTCAAAAGTAGGACAATAAGATTTTCAtggatattaatacttttattcagcaaggatgtattaaatttatcaaaagtcacagtaaagacatttatggtGTTACACAAaagttccattaaaaaaaatagaatgaagCTCGTTTCCAcaactgaatataaaaaaattataaataaataaaaggtatttctgtctttttctcacaattctggcattttttctcaaaattgcaatATATACATTTGCAGTTGCCTGATAATGTCAAAATCGCGTGATGTAATTTGCAGATATGAGGGACAAGAGGGAAGAAATGTGagaaagttgcaattacctttttacaAAGTTTTATTCAGTGATGGTTACGGTCTCCTATAGTTTTCattactggagtaatgatgccgaaCATTCAGATTTACCATCACGAATTACTAATCATTCCGAAttactaatttaaaatatattcaaatagaaaacatttccaCTTGTAGTaagattttacaatattactgttttcactgtatttttgatccaatgATAATTTGAGCGGGATGGATCGATGGACGGACTGACAAGCAGATAGATgaatagatagacagacggacggatggatggataggcggatggatggataggcggatggatggataggcggatggatggataggcggatggatgatagatagaaggatggacggatggatggatggatggatggatagataggcagatggatggatggatgatggatagaaggacggatggatggataggcagatggatagatggatggataggcaGATGGATAGATGGCCGGATGGATAGGCAGACGGATGGATAGATATACtacactgtaaataaatgtataataatatgcatgctatcCTCTCTTTCAGTGACTTGTCTAGTCTAGATGAGCATAATGTCATCAGGAACAATAAGTTGGCCTTTGACCTCATGGAGAGAGAGTTTGGCATCCCCCCCGTCATGCGTGCCAATGAAATGATCAGCTGTGGGAAGATTGACCAGCTCTGTATGGTCTTCTACCTCACACAGATACGCAACGCTCTCACTGAGAAAGAGAGCCCAGCAGGTAACGAGGGCTGTTTCTGGAGGCATCCATAActttcaaatgcatatttaatgaTGTCTGAATGTCAGAAATACAAAAAACTAGCTGCTGTctttataaacagaaaaaaatggtaGTCTGTCACGAGCAGTAGAAAAGctcaaatgtgcatatttgtactcttatttacccctaaatcgTACATATTAGTATATTTTGAAGGGGTAGTGTACTGTATTTGTAAATGTGGGAGGTAGTACACTGCTGTTCACTACTGTTGGtaacatttacttatttatttgatttaaaaaatagttaaaatggtaatattgtgaaaaaaaaaattctggttcagtatattttaaaatataattgcaatcagtgctgctgtccctttaagaccccttcccagaatgcactgctgtGAATGGGCAGTATTCCGCTGATGTCTGTAGTCTGACAGCAGCGGCTGCAGCAGCAAACACCCTCATCCGAGGAGAAATCAGCTGTTTATGGGCGACTCTGTGGGAGTGGATCTCAGTGAGACTCTGAGACGGATTACCAAACGACATCCGCAGCCGTTCGAGGGGCTTTAGGGAGCGGGGCTGAGCGTTCAGTTGTTGGATGCTGTGTTTGGGAGGGGATCTCACTCAGATGTGCTCCAGGTGGAGCTGTCACTCACGCAGGCTGTGGATGTGTGAATTCTGGGGAAGGGGCTGGGATCCAAAACAGCTCATCTCTCACACTCCGCTGTAAACCGCGTATTGAACACAATGTGTGATTGAATGTGTATTTGTTCCAGCTCCAAGGGTATGAAGttgttgtattatattttatttattgctataTATTGCTGAAGCTGATTGCATCTAAAATGCACTGTTTTTGTACAGTTGTTCTGGATTATGAAAGATTACAAATTACGCTTTTCTTATTCAGTTATTCTTTggtcatttattattttcttagcatgaatacattttaagcatttttaatttgcatgtttAATTTACAATTCACAATGTTTgtactacattttaaatgtaaaaaaaaattgttttaaaattttcttttttattttaattgtatttacacGTTTCttaactttatttgtttttgctttgagTTGTTGAACTACATGTAAAATACAATGCTTTTAAGATTTTGCTATTATTTAATGGTTTACACttgtttacatatgtgtgtgtaaatactgTGAGTGaacaaaatcaatacttttaagatttttatCAATAAGGTTTTGCTGCAATATGAAAAGCTTAAATTGATCATGTTTTTtgaacatcatttttattttgaaaatgtaagcatttttacttttatttattttttagtcacattgttatgttttaatttatacaATTGTACTTTTGCTTTTAATGCTGCATGAGCTAATGTGTCTTCAGATATACTTGTGGAAACATTTCTGGAAGATTTATTTGCATCTCACTATTTTCGCTCCTCTTGTCTTCCTCAGAGTGCTCCATCAGCCTCTCTCCCAACAACAACCTCTCGCTGTCCAGAACCCGCTCGGCCACCTCCTTCCTCAACACACTCAAACGCGACTCTCTCAAAAGACGCAAGGTACACCAACACCTGCCTGTTATCATGTGAAACAAACCCCTGTTGTTGACATTGCAGTAGTAGTGCCTGTACAAGCTCATGTGTAGTGTGTTGGGTTCAAATAGAGCATAAAGTCATGTTAAAATCTCACTGAAAACACTAAACACCCCCATAACACACACAACTGTTGCCAAAGCTAATAACTCCCATGCCGTCGCCACAATGGGGAAGTGACACAAATGATAAAAGGACAAGACAAAAAGGATGCTACCGTTTGCTTGCTGTGCTTTTGCAGTGCAGGATAATGATTAAATCACTGTTTATTTCTGTCACTCTGCTGTCGCCACATTATGTAACCCGAGCTGTAAATGAGATCATGTGACCTGTCTCTCAGGACCGACTGACATTGGAGAAAAGACCAGGACCACAAAAGATGAAGGAGAAAGAGGAGGATAAGGTTGTGAAAGAGGAAGAAGTGAGTGGTGCTTGAGTGCTATTACGATACAGTTAACgcatgagtgtgtgtatttgGAGATATATATGTGCAGTATCTTAAACCTTTTCTTATCTCCAGCCTGTGGTGTCCATGTCCTCTTCAGAGGTTGGCAGCAGTGAGCTCTGTTATTTCTGCAACGAGCATCTGTATGTGCTGGAGAGAGGAAGTGCAGAGGGCAAGTTCTTCCATCGCAGTTGTTTCAACTGTTATCAGTGCGGCTCCACTCTGCGGCAGGGCGGATACACCTTCCTCTCCGACATGGGTAAGTCTGGGATACATGGACAGGACAGAAATCTTTGatcaaaaagaacagcttttGTTTGGtttcatcagtccaaaaatacgtcatgatgaggaaaaaaacatataagtcgcactggactataagtcgcattcatttagaacgaagagaaaacattaccatctacagccacgagagggcgctctatgtcttcagtgtagactacaggagcacagagcagcatcgagcgccctctggcggctggagacggtaatgttttctattggttcatttctcttggttcatgtcaaattaattttgataaataagtcgcacctgactataagtcgcaggaccggcCAAACTATGacaaaaagtgcgacttatagtccggaaaatacggtactagaTTTTGTTTTACCTTATTatactaaattttatttatactattttttttttattattattattttactttatttttctacatttgTACTATTTATTTGACCTTAttatactttgttttattttactttattatgctTAATTTTATTTGACCAAGTAtaataaggtaaaataaaattaagtgaaatgtagcacaataaaataaaattaatcataaggtaaaataaaatgaaatttaataAGCCTTATTAGCGAAGCATAAGAAGTAAAGTAAAAGTTTAATtcacaaagtaaaataaaattaagtataaggcttattttatttcacagtatacattttattgtacttatttaatattttaatttgtttttttactgtagatCAATGGGTAACAGTTGGTAAAAGTAGGTCTAAATACAGTATAGAATTTGTAATTTCtgaataacaataaatatttcagcattgttatttttgttacgtaatgcagtttattttaattatcatgcACTTGTCTTTCATCTGCTGTCATAAGGACTGAAACATCTTGATGTTATGTAAATTATTACATAAGCTTTTAAAGCTATTCATAACTTCTGCAGTGTTGAATGCGGTTTTATTAGGTTATAATTATGACAATGCTTGTCTAATGACAATCAACCACCAATGCACCCCTTCAGAAACAGATCGTCTTCTATGCTCCTGCTTGTGGGGCTTCTTCAGCCCTTGATATTAACAGTCCAGAACATGTTGTTGAATTTGATTTGTCTTCAGGGAGATTCTACTGTGAGCTGCACTCAACAGCCGAGGAAGAGGAGGGTGATGAAGGTCACAGAGGCTCACAGGTATGAATCACATCAGAGTTAATGAGACGCTTGATTGCCTCCTATTTACTGTCGGATCTCTAGTGTGAGGATTCTGGGAAGGGTGTTACTCTGGCTTAGTAATAAAGTTATTATGCTCCCCACACTCTcatatatggaagcatatgggtagcattattcaatttgggatgtaatatgcaaaatgacaatgtaatatgtaaaatggcaatgcatttctgtatttacatttacattttccaatacatctgtgcaacgtttggtgcaaaatgaaaatgaaattacataattttcatttgccatttactacaccagttttaatatgtaaaatgaatattaattttaacgctttataagttgcaaatttaaaatgaaaatgtattacagaaatgattagatatgctaacatgttaaagcaaaaactgtggcaaaatgatcatttaaatgctatttttcttaattgcattaacactcacagtcaagacacttacgattgcattttcattcggtgtcccgcaatgaatgtagcaaaactcaatgtgcacattgaaaatgcattcggagccgatcacgtgtccccgccctcgcgccacgtcaatcattgtgtgaacaaggcggggcttacagaaggtcagagactcaagtctcaagaagaggattcaatcaagtgagacaacatggacaagacagttggtccgtgtatgttttgatcatttcggtttatggcttcaatatttcattcggatttGTGGGCGGAGCTGTAACACTGCTTTCacctgattggtcgaatcggatcggttttcatctgacagccttcagctgaaatgtctgaaactacactcactgttaattagcataatatttgaatcagatgtagctgggcacataattcgtgctgctgagacctgcaaattatttctaggttgtagtattgtatgaatattgtcccactgataaaaacagtgcaaatagttctgtccctttggataacagtaaagtggaaataaatatagttaaatttatgaaataaaattaaataggattttttgggaaggtaagtctggccagttatacaagcaacacgagtcggacgagtctaaagatatgagctgaatcgggtgaaacattaaagttctagtctgtgtcaattactctcataataaataataataataatgttaactgtatttttcggtataagttgcatcagtccaaaaatacgtcatgacgaggaaaaaaacatatataagtcgcactggactatatgtcacatttattcaagaccaagagaaaacattaccgtctacagccgcgagagggcgctctggggtaggctacaggagcactgagcagcatgagcactgagcagcatagaatttagaaatgtaactatattcatttttacaattatttattaatgtcacacacacacatacctagtgccttatgacttaaaagatgagagtggtaaatgttacagacatggaactgttcagtctattattgattttaatttccacttcactgttatccaaagggacagaactatttgcactgtatttatcagtgggacaatattcatacaatactacaacctagaaataatttgcaggtctcagcagcacgaatttgcccagctacatctgattcaaatattattttaattaacagtgagtgctTTCAGACATtgcagtgcttcactcgcactgactcttattctgcctgaaagaatgacaagaccgagctgaaggctgtcagatgaaaaccgatccgattcgaccaatcagatgaaagcagcgtttcagcttcACCCACaaatccgaatgaaatattgaagccataaaccgaaatgatcaaaacatacacggaccaactgtcttgtccatgttgtctcacttgattgaatcctcttcttgagacttgagtctctgaccttctgtaagccccgccttgttcacacaatgattgacgtggcgcgagggcggggacacgtgatcggctccgaatgcattttcaatgtgcacattgagttttgctacattcattgcgggacaccgaatgaaaatgcaatcgtaagtgtcttgactgtgagtgttaatgcaattaagaaaaatagcatttaaatgatcattttgccacagtttttgctttaacatgttagacatatctaatcatttctgtaaaacattttcattttaattttgcaacttataaagcgttaaaattaatattcattttacatattaaaactggtgtagtaaatggcaaatgaaaattatgtaatttaattttcattttcattttgcaccaaacgttgcacaaatgtattggaaaatgtaaatgtaaatacagaaatgcattgccattttacatattacattgtcattttgcatattacatcccaaattgaataatgctacccatatgcttccatactcaTATTCCTGTAGTTCATAtatgcaaaaatgtatattaaattgatttatttttatattataccaGGGTAATATTTGTACTGTCAGATGAAAATCTATTGCAAGTACCATTGCACATTATTACAGTAATTGCACATTATCAACAAGACCGATGTAATGAAGTTTCATTAGTGTAAACTTAAAGTTTTAGGTCGAGTTTTCTTGATGTTATGATGGTATGATAGGCTGGTTGTCTTTTCTTCACGAAGATATATTCAGCCATTTGTTATGAAATGACATACGAGGAGAAATAATGTGGGTCAGCTGCTGCATCAGAGAAAacctttcctttcctctccaGCTCTTGTGCAGAGTagtgcttctgtgtgtgtgtgtgtgtgtgtgtgtgtgtgtgtgagaagaggGTGTCTGTGTGAAGTAATGCTTGTGGAATTGGATTCCTAGTGGTTGGTCATAAGAGTCCTCAGAGCTGATGCAGTTTTCTGTGAGctactgataatttttttttttttttttgcagtattttttgtTGTATTCTATTCAACTTTATGACTTGAAAACAAAAGTTTTAGtattaattttaaacaaaaataatgctAATGCACAACTGAAGATTATAATGCCATGCCATATATGAATGCTATATCATGGAAATGTAATGTGTCTCTGTTTTGTAGAATAATGCTGAAAGTGGCCTTAATGAGGAGGATAAGGAGAAAACTCAAAATGGTAAACCCGTGGAGATTTCCTCCCCAGCTCCACACTGCTCCGTACGAAGGAAGGGCTCGTATAAGATCTCCGTTGACCCTGACTTTGATGAATTGGCTGAGTGTTTTACTCCCACAGAGCAAAAAGACCAACCTCCTTTTATCGCTCATGAACCCAGCAAACCCTCAGAGCTCAATCCGGAGAGCACGGGCATCGAGAAACAACAAAATAACGGCAGTCCGTCCGTTCCAGTGCCGGCCCCGCGACTGTCCAAAGTTCCTGTCCCAAAACCTCGCTCTGTCCATAATGTGGTGCCTCAACCCTCACATACGCCCAAGGGATCAGAAGTCCTGCTCGGCCAGGATTCAGACACTGAGACGCCCGTCTGGTCTTCTGCTGAGGGCTACGGGAGCGAGAAGAGCTTTCGGGACCAGCAGAACCGGCGCTGCATTAGAAAGAAGAGCGATCCGCAACCTTCCACAGAGCCGCAACACGGAAAGATGCGCTCCAAGTTTTCCGCGTGGAATCTGTCTTCACCTCGACTGCAGCAGCGTTTCAGTTTCCTCCGAGTCACTCCTTCAGGTTAGAAGCCCACTGTTTTGTACTCCAGTCATATAAAatacagatttatatatatatatatatatatatatatatatatatatatatatatatatatatatatatatatatatatatatatatatatatatatatatatatataaatatataaatataaaaatgtaaaacccatacatgtttggaacatcTTAAAGGgggagtgaatgatgacagaatttaaatttttggatcaATTATGAAACCAAATAGattcagctataaagcagctGTAAAGAAGAAAATAGTGTTAAAGGTTTATGCCAGAATCAGTAAAGTCAAATATTACTGAATATGACGTGTGTTTTAGTACTGAACATCTCTAGGTTTAGATTCATTTTTTTAGTCGctgattttgtcttttttttttttatcaggaccATCTCAACCAGATTATTATGCATCGGATGATAATGAAGAAGGGCTTGATGATGAcgaagaggaggatgaagaggttCTTACAAGAGAAGAGCATTATTTGGATTGCAAGGTTCGATCATGTTCAGATTAGTGTTTTAACACTTGGTCCATAAGTTTATTTCGGCTGAGGAAGGGCCCTGGATTTGGTCAGAAGGCCACATTTATATGCAAGACATTTTTTACAaacgtgtgtatatttatttatatgttttattactATGAAATACTAATTTTaggcaaaataaaaatgcatgtattatttcacggtaaaataatacaataagtaagtattatttatagaaataaatctgttgcttttattttggtgggacAACACTAGACCATGTGGTCATGTTTTCTGGTAGACTGATTAAATCCTGTTCTCTAGGAAGGTGTTGATTTGGGTTTGTTAAATGTGTTCAGGGGGCTGATTTTGAGATTTCGGACTCTGAGAAACGAGAGCTAAAGAGGATGAAGACTCTGCAAAGGAAAGAAAGGCTGAGCGAAATCAACCGCTTCCACAAAGCTCAGGTGAGCAACAGTGTAGATCGTTTCTCATAGTTGTAATAAACATATGCAGTTTAAATtgaagggtaacactttacagttggctcctattagttaacattagttaatgcattacctAACATTAACATACAGCTGTTCAGTGTCAGTCAATGTTGGATCAGCTCCATTAAATCATTTAACTGATGCAACTTTTGACTTTTGAAAAACATCAGTATTAATTCATGTTAAGATGAAAAGTATCTGACTTTGGTTGTTGTGTGGTGTCCTGTTACAGACAATTCAGAGACGCCTGGATGAGATCGAAGTTACCTTTAAAGAGCTGGAGGAGAAAGGAGTGGAGCTGGAGAGAGCTTTGAGAGGAGAGGCTGGTACGACAGAAAACCACATTGACTTCATCTCATTCTACAGCAGTCACTGAAACCCATCGAACGTATTCACCCTGATAGCACTGAGACTGCGTCTGTTTAACACacatctaaagaaaaaaaaaaatatatatatatatattctatttaatttGTTAGACGATGTGcactaataatgataaaaattactGCAGTTATTTTTGCTATAATCTAGCTATTAGTGCACATAAACATGTCTGACgaatgtaaattattaaaaattatttaataaaagaatggaCTGCAATTTTTTctatttctaaatttatttaataattaaaattattattgaaatgcAGTTTCTTATCacaattttttctttatatagtCAGTAAATAGTCATGTAATATGAATAACAAATAGTCCATCTGTCAATTAATATGAAGTCATAAAAGCTTCATGTAcagtataattaataaatataacattattattgtcATTGTCTAGCTGTTAGTAagccaaatacatttttgttgtattaaattttattgtatgtataatttattatataatacatatttctgTCTAACATTAGAACAACAttcaattgatttttttaatttaagattttcaaTGAATATTCACACAAGAATCaatgattaaatgtatttatttaaatgtttttctttgcgTATGGAtttctttaaattaaatcaatttcaAAGCTTTTTTTTGTGCCCTGCATGATGTTTTATAtgcatcccagaatgcactgtatgTTGGTTGAGCGAAGCAAAGAGCTGTCTAAGTGTGCGTCTGAGAATGAAGAGGTCTtgttataattgtgtgtgtgtgtgttttaggttcAGACCCAGAAACGATTGATCAGTGGATTGATCTGGTCCAGGAGAAGAACAGTCTG
This Carassius gibelio isolate Cgi1373 ecotype wild population from Czech Republic chromosome A23, carGib1.2-hapl.c, whole genome shotgun sequence DNA region includes the following protein-coding sequences:
- the LOC127944930 gene encoding F-actin-monooxygenase mical1, with amino-acid sequence MVIESDSVNPSHALFDCFVQAQTCKETQQNFIELCRHLKVEPRDYKHFYSKLKDRLNYWKAKELWQKIDKRAAHPDYGQGQTCHQNKCLVLGAGPCGLRTAIELALLGAQVVVLEKRVSFVRNNVLHLWLYTIRDLLNLGGKKFYGRFCSGSIHHISIRQLQLILLKLALILGVEVHTGVTFKSLLEPSGSTGWRAQVSPESHTAAAFEFDVFISAGGGRYVPDGFKIKELRGKLAIGITVNFINRRTKQEAQVQEISGVARIYNQQFFQELHSEIGVDLENIVYYKDDTHYFVMTAKKGSLLKKGVLKQDFIDVDQLLAPSNVDQEALQAYAYDAADFSTDHMLPDLEFATNHAGRPDVAVFDFTCMHRAENASLVKERKGKRLLIALVGDSLVEPFWPLGTGIARGFLAAFDTAWMVRNWGKGVPPLELLAERESMYKLLSQTTPENISKNYSAYSIDPATRYPNISRCAVKPAQVKRLYDIEDGKAKKQPKPILKVKPKKDSIRRLEDLLSWCQKNTAGYKHVKVKDLSESWRSGMALCALIHNFRPKLIDLSSLDEHNVIRNNKLAFDLMEREFGIPPVMRANEMISCGKIDQLCMVFYLTQIRNALTEKESPAECSISLSPNNNLSLSRTRSATSFLNTLKRDSLKRRKDRLTLEKRPGPQKMKEKEEDKVVKEEEPVVSMSSSEVGSSELCYFCNEHLYVLERGSAEGKFFHRSCFNCYQCGSTLRQGGYTFLSDMGRFYCELHSTAEEEEGDEGHRGSQNNAESGLNEEDKEKTQNGKPVEISSPAPHCSVRRKGSYKISVDPDFDELAECFTPTEQKDQPPFIAHEPSKPSELNPESTGIEKQQNNGSPSVPVPAPRLSKVPVPKPRSVHNVVPQPSHTPKGSEVLLGQDSDTETPVWSSAEGYGSEKSFRDQQNRRCIRKKSDPQPSTEPQHGKMRSKFSAWNLSSPRLQQRFSFLRVTPSGPSQPDYYASDDNEEGLDDDEEEDEEVLTREEHYLDCKGADFEISDSEKRELKRMKTLQRKERLSEINRFHKAQTIQRRLDEIEVTFKELEEKGVELERALRGEAGSDPETIDQWIDLVQEKNSLLSEESDLMVASRQLELEDKQSMLEMELRRYMEMDDSEKSPEQREHESQVLQEMLDVVDMRDSLVAFLEEKRLKEVDDELLGSSVLEAAAS